GAACAAAAACAGCTCTGGTTACGGTGTTCTGATGAGAGATTTCTTGGCGGCACGGTTTCGCTGTATCTTTTTGACCTCGTTGCTTGAGAATTGAGAAAGGCTGTCAATCGAGAGAGATTGCTTTAGCAGACACGTCTTTATCCTATTTGCTTTTAATACATTCGGTTATCTCGCTAAGATGCTGTTAAATTCCTGCACAGAGAGTCTAGGATCATGAATAGTAATCTTTCGATCTTAGGAGTTTCTTCGTCTTTAGTAGGATCGGTTTTGCAATTCAAAAGGGGTTGCAGCGCAGCTTGTTGCCTGTTTACCGTTTGTAATTTGATATTTTGTTCTATCtctaattttttatattattttgcaAAAACGTATTTACGAAAGGCTAACTCAAATATCATTTGAATATATTTTTAAACAATGTTCGGTGTGACCAGTTGGACCGGAATTTGGCCATAGGAGCGATCCGGTTGAATGTAAATCGTTAGCCCATGAAAAACTTGCTTGGTTTGCGGGGGTTTGATGGTTATTTGGTTTGTTCGGTATGACAATCGGACCTATAGATGAAGAACAAACTCAAATTGCGGCCATTGTAATCACCAAATATGCCCTTTGTAGCTTGCAGCCATGCTTCTACACTTATACAATTTGTTGAAAACATGTTAAGACTAGAGGGTATGGTTCGGCTCATCCCCACGGGGATGAGcctccacgtaggcgccacgtaggcGGCTCGTGGGGGATGAGCCAAATGAAGGATGGAgggggatggaggatggggccccacctcattattttataatttcttttgttttagtTTAATAACCCAAGGTAATAAAatctttataaaatttaaaaaacacaatataaaacaacataaaataatttcatttcataacataaaaaaattacatctcctaaaaaaaaagaaaccgaaaataaaaataaaaaaaattacgtttcctaaaaaaaaataccgaaactaaaaaataaaaaaagcctACGAAAtctaaaatttaaaacaaacacaCTACTCGTCTTCGTCTTCGCCTTCGGCTCCGTCATCGTCCACCATGTTAACGTTGTTCCAAATATGTTCTACCAAATCTTGTTGAAGGTTTGCATGCGTGAAGTCGTTTGTTAGCGAgaacgagtttaaatcctgttGTGGGGGATCAACCGGGACAGTGTTCCCCCAAGGTGCATTCTCATCATACTCACAAATCGCCCGACCTTCGTCTTCAATAATCATGTTATGGAGCAAAATGCAAGCGTACATACAAAGACGCAGCCTTTTTGGGGTGAACGCACGTGCCGGTTGTGCAAGGATGGCCCATTTTTTTTGTAAGACACCAAAAGCACGTTCGATGTCTTTTCTTGCCGCTTCTTGACGCTTCGCAAATTTTTTCCGTTTTTCGTCCTCGGGATATGGAATAGTCTTCACAATTGTAGACCAAGACGGATATATCCCGTCAGCAAGATAATACCCACGTCTATACTCTACCCCAGAAACTGTAAAACGTGTGTCCGGTCCCGTTCCATTAACGACATCGGTAAAAATGGCCGATTGGTATAACACGTTGAGGTCGTTGAGTGAACCAGGGAGACCAAAGAAAGAATGCCATATCCACAAATCTTGTGATGCCACAGCTTCAAGTATCACGGTTGGATATCCGTGATCACCTCGCGTATATTGGCCGCGCCACGCAGTCGGGCAACTATGCCACTCCCAATGCATACAATCAATGCTACCAAGCATTCCCGGAAACCCGTGCCTTGCTTCATGAGCTTGGTACAACTGTTGAACATCATACGCGTTTGGTTTCCGCAAATATTTTTTGCTATACAGTTTCACCACATTATGGCAAAACCGATACAAACATTCCCGCGTAGTTCTTGCCGACATCTGTAAATACTCGTCCAAAGCGTCGGCCACTGTCCCGTACGCCAGTTGTCGAATGGCCGCAGTACACTTTTGTAACGTTGTAAACCCTTGATAATTTCGAGCATCAGGACGTTGCGTGAAAAACGGGTCTAGCCCCGCCAAATCATTGGCAATCCTTGTGAATAAGCGGCGACTCATTCGGAACCTGCGTCTAAAAATGTCGGCGTTGTAAAGTGGCTCATCCGAAAAATAATCGTTCACCAATTTGTCGTGCGCTCCTGTCGTATATAATATATAAGTAcgagttaaaaaaaaaataaggacAATGAAATTTTGTAATGAAAACCTTGACGGTCTCTGTTAATGCGTATTCGTGTGGTAATAACATTTTCACCaatttcttcctcttcctcttcctcttcgatTAAAATCTGTCCCGCCCGTAGTACAGCGTTTGCGAAAAACATCTCCTCTTCGTCATCCGAAGACGAGGGCCACCAAGGATTAGAAGCCATTGTGGgtaaaaagatatttttttttttataaaagtaggGAGAAATTGGTATAAAAGTGAGAGGGTTTTGGGTTGAAAGTGGGGAAATAATATTGAAAGTGGGTGATTTTAtagaaaaaaatgaattttttttttattggaAAGAGCCGTTGCAACGGCTAGTTTTTTTGAAAGGAGGGTCGGCCCACCCGGCGGTGGGTGGCCGTTTGCGCTGAGAGCCGGagcaggggggcggtgtgggggtccggcgccgggccaagccggcccccataccttctagtctaagAGGTTATGATCTGAAGGTGTTGTGATGCCATGTGTTTTGCAAAGCCAGCACAATATCATGTTTGTTATGACCTCTATCAAAGGTATTGGTGGTCGTTTCTCGAACATTTGTTTGCAAACGGGCCGATATTGATATGAACAAGAGATAGTTATCCACTTTAATCTCTGATTTATGTGTTTGTTACACTTGCTTAGTTTTTGTAATTGAATCTAGGGTGgtgatacaataggaagtttatttggctaggaaggataggaagtgatcttgaccatccattaagttaatcaagggctaagattaaatcagggaaattgaaaagaagaaaagaggcgcgtgagtttgttcaagggcattctagtcaatccaagccaatagtttctctctcctccaattccctcccattttttaaacgttaataactctttcatacgacattatttttttataaaaattgcaccaaaaaaacaagcgtttttttatctttaaaacgagtatactattgctatatttaaaaaaaaaatttaaaacccagttgcgtaaaacgcaatagaaaaacgaccagttacgtaaaacgcaatgaaaaaaaaacctaaaaaatgacatttttctaaaacgcaatgcaccaaaaacacaaagaaatgacttatttgtaaaacgcaatcgccagaaaacacaaagaaatgtcttatttgtaaaacgcaatggccagaaaacacataaaaatgtgttttacctaaaacgcaatgcaccaaaaacacaaagaaatgacttatttgtaaaacgcaatggccagaaaacacacagaaatgtcttatttgtaaaacgcaatggccagaaaacacataaaaaagtgttttacctaaaacgcaatgcaccaaaaacacaaagaaatgtcttatatgtaaaacgcaatggccagaaaacacttaaaaatgactcattctaaaacgcaatggactgaaaacacctaaaaaatgtgttttacctaaaacgcaatgcaccaaaaacacaaagaaatgacttatttgtaaaacgcaatggccagaaaacacacagaaatgtcttatttgtaaaacgcaatggccagaaaacacataaaaaagtgttttacctaaaacgcaatgcaccaaaaacacaaagaaatgtcttatatgtaaaacgcaatggccagaaaacacttaaaaatgactcattctaaaacgcaatggactgaaaacacctaaaaaatgtgttttacctaaaacgcaatgactaaaaacacttaaaaatgtgtttttttctaaaatgcaatagccagaaaccacataaaactctcttatttctaaaacgcaatggacacataaaactgtctgtcactgtgaactgtctgaattgtctacgatttactgtcttcgaaatgagccaatttctggaaaattaatttttctgatgcgttttttagtgcagctcaaccccagccaggggctctgccccttggaccccgccaggggctgccgcccccggacccccgcaaagatcgtaaaacgcaatgaataaatcaaaaacccagatcgtgaaaatgaaattaaagaatttcttacatgaatcgaagccgatttcttcatcaattgacgaaatttgaatgatagaaacacttatcaacgctcgaatcgaacgaatcgagtgattatctccaaaatcaccggaaaaacgacattttttttatgaaattaaactgggttttcttcaaaaaaaagctgaagaacatgttgatcgggttctgaatcattgattggtgatgaaaatcgcactataatgtagtgattattgagatagaaattgaagaaatagttgaagatggtgggttttgaaaatggtgggtttttgaatttactgggttttgaaaaaggaagaagaaggagttggattgactaaaataccctttctctttattttaaaatttgccacatgtcataatcctatggcttcctatccttcctagcgaaaattaacttcctatttgatcttttcatTTGAATCTATTCTTTTTTTTATATTCTGCATCATAGTAATTtactagtgggaaacccgcgcATTACCGCCGGGACGTATATTTTTTTGTCGCATGTTGCGTGACGGATTTTATGTAATGTATTTTTAAAGCTAATTTGCTAAGACACCTAAGATATCAATTCACAAAGAGCATTTAATTATAAACCAAAGAATTGACATAAAAATAACAATATATGAGATGGTAAACGACATTATGGATAAATAAAACAGGCTTAGCTAACTCAAACAATTTGAACTTTAGCTCAAAAAAGGAACAATACCCAATTCAAACAACTTGAACAACTGTGGGTTCGAATCTAACATAAAAATCTTCACATCGATAAAGGGGAATCTAAATCATCCACAAAAATAAGTGAATTGTATAGTTACAAAAACGATCTaatataaaaattacataacGATCGTATGTGCTTCAATCATACTTGAGAAAGTTGAGCAAAACTTAACAAACAGTTACATCTTACCAAAGATGAGAGCCAAACCTTATTAGCACTTGGACCCAATGTATTTCAGAAGAATATGTGACAGGTATATTTTTtcaaagggtaaattacacttttcgtcctttatgtttacattgGATTGTAGTGGATAACCTTTAACGTCAATAATTACAGTCgcagtcctttatttggaaaactcattacaccctacgtcctttatcattaacttggttaaaattttcagttaaattagacatgtgccttgcacatgagggtaaatttgtcttttttactatattttacaacaaaaatgttTTGGTCTTTAATCTATGCCCTCTCTCTCCTCTCTATATAAAAATTCTCTCTCTGATCTCTATGTATTGTCTGCAACAATAGAAAAAGAAGAACTCATATATGCCACACACCACCACCCCCatctaagggcatgtttggctaagctttttaaaacaacttattgacttattggctttttgaaaagtcataagctccaAAAAGATGTTTGGTAATGAGGATGTATGTGAGGGGAAAagtgacttttccaaaaagtcattccatcctgacttttccaaaaagtcaaTAAGGAGTTTCATAAGCTTAGCTAAACACCCCCTAAGATCCACCACACGTCTTTATCCAAATCCGGCACAGTACACCACCGCCTCCATACAGATCGACACACCCCCACCCCTATCTCCACCTCCATCCTGATCTGCCGGTGACGAAgccaccacccccacccccacccccacctcttgcaaccaCCACCGCCATTACCACTACCGGTGACGAAGCCCTAGTACGCGGCCTCCACCTTCAGATCTGGTCTCGGAATCCGCGTCAATTACACTATCGTAGAGGGTCTCAGCGACGGAGATTTTCGTCTCGATCAAGGGAGTCAAGTACGAATTTATCCATCATAGAGGGTCTCGACAGAGACGTTACATAGTCTTTCTCGAAGTTCACTTTGTGTCGTCTTTTTGAACAGTTAAATAGAAGAGTCTTGCAACTGGAGTTTTGAGTAGAATGGCTCGTGGGTTTCGACTGATCTTTGCTACTTCTGTTCTGATGGTTTTCGGTATGTTTTGTTATGCACATTATGTGTTTGTGTAAATGTTTGAACCAGTTTTTGTAGTGTTTGGTCTCCACAAGTTCAAATAAAGGGGGTTTTCTTATTAAAGTCTGTGACTTGGGCTTGTTTTAGTGGATTTGTTGTTTATAATTTTCTATATTTGTGTACAGCAAGCTTGtaagtttttttttctatttgaTTTGCTAGCTTGTAAGTTTCTTTTTTCCTGCTTGATTTGTTGTTCAATGATTGTTTAATTTATCGTGGGTTGGTAGTCATTGGGAGGAAGAGAGATGGGTTGTGATGCGTTTAGGTCGTGGCcggagtggtggtggtagtgAGGCGTTTAGGTGGTCGTCATGGTGGTGGCTGGAGTGGCAGTGGTGaagcttgttttttttttggttgagtaaaattaccaacttgccctcatgtgcaaggcacatgtctaacttaactaaaaattttaaccaggttagtgctaaaggactcGTTATGGAAattacgagtttttggtaatgccgtttgggttgacaaacgcgccagcagtgttcatggatttgatgaatagagtctgcaagccatatctcgataaatttgtgattgtgtttatcgacgatattttgatttattcaaggacgaaggaagagcatgagcaacacctaagagctatcttagagctgcttaagaaagagaaattatacgcaaagttctcgaagtgcgagttctggttgcgtGAGGTTCAGTTCCTTGGTCATGTAGTAAACGAAGATGGAATCCATATGGATCctaccaagatcgaggcaatcaagaattgggagactccgaagacgccaaccgagatccgcaGTTCCTAGGTTTAACTGGTTATTATCGCAGATTCATTGAAGAtttttcgaaaatcgctcaaccgctGACCTCCCTTACTCAGAAGGACAAAAAGTACGAATGGGGAGACAAACAAGACGAAGCTTTTCAATTGCTGAAGAacaagctttgcgatgcaccgattttatccctacccgaaggcaccgacgacttcgtggtatattgtgacgcctcgcgtcagggattGGGATGTGtactgatgcagcgacagaaggttatagcttatgcttcgcgccagttgaaggttcacgagaaaaattacactacgcatgatttggaattaggcgcagtggtgtttgcattaaagatctggcgacattacttgtatggcaccCGATGCATGATCTTTattgatcacaagagcctacagcatatattcgatcagaaggagcttaatatgagacagcgacgatgggtcgagttgttaaatgattatgattgtgaaatcaagtatcacccaggaaaggcgaatgtggtagcagacgccttaagtctaaaagaaagaatcaagccataagggttagggctttggaaatgattatacAAACGGACTTCTCGTTGCGCATTCGTGTCgcacagagagaagctcttaaggaaaagAATCTTGAGgatgaatatctccgtgggatggagaaacaaTTAGTACCCAAtaaggaaggaacattgtgtttcatgggaagaatttgggttcccctctttggtggtcttagagaagttattttcgatgaagctcacaagttgaggtactcgatccatcccggggcagataagatgtaccaggacttgaaggatTTCTACTAGTGGCCAAGATTGAAAGGTGATGTTGCAacgtatgttggcaaatgtttgacttgtgccaaggtaaaggccgaatatcagaggccttcaggtcttctgccacaacctgaaatacccatgtggaaatgggagcagatttcaatggattttataacaaagttaccaaagacacccagaggtcatcacacgatttgggtaatcgtagaccgtctgaccaaatctgcacactttttggcgatCAAGGAAAAGGATAACACTAACAAGCTTGTTGAGCTGTACCTCAGAGAGAtagttgcacgacatggagtgcctctctcgattatatccgatagagacggaagatttGTGTCGAGGATTTttcaatccttccaagaagcctttggttctcagttaaatctgagtactgctttccatccgcagacagatggccAGAGCAAACGAACGATTCAAatgctagaagacatgctgcgagcttacgtaatggacttgggtggcagttgggacactcatttacctttggttgagttctcgtataacaacagttaccatgcaagcattcaagctgcaccgtttgaagcactctatggacgcaagtgtcgatcaccgttaTGCTGGGCAGATGCGGGTGACAGACAGCTTGTTGGTCCCGAATTAGTTCAAGAGACGACAGATAAGATTATACatatccgagagcgcatcaaggtggctcgtgatcgacaaaagagctatgcggaccaaagaaggaaacctttggagttcgaagtgggagatatggttctactaaaagtctcaccttggaaaggtgtagcacgctttgggaagcgtggaaagttgaacccacgatatattggaccgttcaaaatcCTAGAGAGGATTGGTCTTGTAGCTTACAAGTTTGATCTACCCGCAGAACTGAATGgagttcatgatacatttcatgtatctaatctgaaaaagagtccaactcaagaaacagttgtcattcctgccgacgaaattcacattgacgacacactccactttaccgaagaacctgttgaggttactgattggaagattaacaagacgcgtaggagtagtgttaaactcgtcaaggttcgatggaatgcgcgacacggcccagagttcacttgggagcgtgaggatcgcaTGAAGGCAAAATACCCGCATTTGTTCCCCAACTCCCCTGCAGCTAGTAGCagaactaaaatttcgggacgaaattttcttaacagggggagaatgtgacaaccgtcaaaaatccaggtatccgtacaattaattaatcttgattaatgcttaatgactgtgctgaattacaaataACTTCTTTCTGATTTCTGcattatacttacatgtgcatcacatattgcataatatcacatcattattacatgcaaaccatattgacataaatgacgcacaaagcacagttagcacagttagcggataactcagaaaaatgctgacagaactcagtacatagacagacagtgttttgagacccactatgggccagagactaagtactacactagtatggtgtgtatggaagtaaggaccacaaaactgcattcctaagtgatagtttaagtgccggaaagtgcctaaaccccacataaagtgctgaattcagcataaatcagcaaaaaacaacattttaacaagctagtatcatgcaaaaatatgactaaatggtcctgaatgctttcctaagtgtcgggaattaaaagtgtcacaaaagggtacataaagaacactaaacggtatagtttgacactttaacgaaccagtgtctaaccgaacaaccggacactacccaaaacaccaaaattacactagaagcattgatttaatatttccaagctagttatgggctccgaacaccctaacac
This genomic stretch from Helianthus annuus cultivar XRQ/B chromosome 8, HanXRQr2.0-SUNRISE, whole genome shotgun sequence harbors:
- the LOC110944621 gene encoding putative nuclease HARBI1, yielding MASNPWWPSSSDDEEEMFFANAVLRAGQILIEEEEEEEEIGENVITTRIRINRDRQGAHDKLVNDYFSDEPLYNADIFRRRFRMSRRLFTRIANDLAGLDPFFTQRPDARNYQGFTTLQKCTAAIRQLAYGTVADALDEYLQMSARTTRECLYRFCHNVVKLYSKKYLRKPNAYDVQQLYQAHEARHGFPGMLGSIDCMHWEWHSCPTAWRGQYTRGDHGYPTVILEAVASQDLWIWHSFFGLPGSLNDLNVLYQSAIFTDVVNGTGPDTRFTVSGVEYRRGYYLADGIYPSWSTIVKTIPYPEDEKRKKFAKRQEAARKDIERAFGVLQKKWAILAQPARAFTPKRLRLCMYACILLHNMIIEDEGRAICEYDENAPWGNTVPVDPPQQDLNSFSLTNDFTHANLQQDLVEHIWNNVNMVDDDGAEGEDEDE